The region AGAAGTGGTATTGCCTCCTGAAGAGGTTCAAGCCCCTGAAGTGGCGGTAACAAAACTCCCAGACGTGGGATTGCCTCCACAAGAGAATGTTGCTCCAAAAGTGGCACATGCCCCAAAAGTCGCAAATACTTCCACATAAGCAAAGATACCTGAAAACTATGAGATCTCAATGAATTATGTCCATAACGCGAAATTACTGGATCGTGGAGGTATTGAGGTTGATGATGTATATGCTTTTTCCGTGGCATCTGATATTATTATGAACTctgatcctgaaccacaaagtgtggaaGAGTGGCCAAAATGGAAAATTGCAATTGTGAGATATAAAGCCCAAACATCGGCTGGTGTAGTCCCCGTCGGGAATAGATGAGTATTTGTACGAAAACAAAATGAGAaaaatgaaattgtgagatataaAGCCCGGCTTGTAGCCCAGGGATTCTCTCAAAAACCTGGTTTTGATTACCAGGAAACGTACTCTCCTGTGATTGATGGAGTTACTTTTCGTTTTCTAATGGGTATGGCTTGTATGGAAAAACTAGAAACACGTTTGATGGACGTTGTGACAGCATACCTATATGGATCAGTTGATAGTGATATTTATATGAAAATTCCTGAAGGATTAAATATTGAGGACACTAAGCCTCGACATTTATATTCTGTAAAATTACAacgatcattgtatggtttgaaacaatcTGGTCATATGTGGTACAACAGGCTTGGTGAATACTTATTGAATGATGGATATGTTAATAATCAAGTGTGTCCTTGCATTTTCATTAAACGATCAACAACTGGTTTTTTTattattgttgtatatgtggatgatttgaataTTATCGGTAGTACTGAAGGATATAACTAATGTTGCTAACTATTTGAAAAAtaagtttgaaatgaaagatcttggaaggacaagattttgtttaggtatacaggtggagcacttatcttcaggaatatttgttcatcaatcaaactacactgaaaagattcttgatcGATTTTACATGGACAAAGCTCATCCACTAACCACACCAATGGTTGTTCGATCACTTGAGGTTGACAAGGATCCTTTCCGTCTTAAAAAAAAGATGAAAAGGCTATTGGACCTGAAGTTCCATATCTCAGTATAATTGGCGCTCTCATGTATCTTGCAAATAATACACGACCTGATATTGCATTTGCAGTGAACCTGTTGGCAAGATTTAGTTCTGACCCTACTAAAAGGCATTGGGATGGAATCAAACATATATTCAGATATCTTCGAGGGACAATCGATTTTGGACTATTCTTCCCAAACAATTCAAGATCACGGCTAGTTGGATATACAAATGCGGGATACATGTCAGATCCTCACTTTGGGCGATCACAAATAGGTTACCTATTTACATATTGTGATATTGTTATCTCTTGAAAGTCTACAAAACAGACTATGGCTGCAACTTCATCAAACCAGGCAGAGTTACTAGCAATTCGTGAAGCAAGCAGAGAACGTACTTGGCTAAGGTCAGTCATTCAACATATTCAAGAATCACGTGGATTATCAAGTATTTCGGACAGTCCTACAGTTTTATTTGAGGATAACTCGGCCTGCATCAAacaacttaaggaaggatatatTAAAGGGGATCGAACAAAACACATATTGCCAAAATTCTTCCACACTCATGAACTTCAAGAAAATGGTGATATTGATGTCCAACAAGTTCGCTCATGCGATAATCTGGCGGATATACTTACAAAGTCACTACCTACATCAACATTTGAGAAGCTGAAAAATAATATGGGTATGCGGAGGTTAAAAAATTTGCTACATCAAAATATCAAAatgtgagacattttattcaAGGGGAGGCTGTACTATTTTCCCTTCGTCAAGGTTTTTATCCCACTGGGTTTTTTCTTGCAAGATTTTAACGAGGCAGTCAACCTTTGCAATAACTCATATTTGACAATGAAGGGAGAGTGTTATAATAATGATTATCAAATCTTACTAAGAAATACTCGCGATACTTATTAAAGAAGACTCACACAACTTCTCAGAGAAAAAACTTAGTAAGGAGGAATTTTGATTAAAATCATATCTTATCCTTTCGTAGCACGTGCAATCCTATCATATCATTTCGTAGCACGTGCTATCCTATTTTATCTTTTCGTAATATGTGTAATCTTATCCTATCTTTCTGTAAGTATAAATAGGACCTTCAATTATTGAAATCACACACTCtgaaaaataaattgaacaaTAATTCTCTCTCTTCAATTTATACTCTCTCTATGTGCATTTATTAAGTCATACATTATCCAGTAATTCGAGATTTACAACACGTTATTCACAATATTTTCTTTATACTTGCCCAATATTTTAATTCTTATAACATCTCTAACGATATTAGCTAAAATACTTCgctaaaataatattataataattgACCAAAATTTACTGAATATATTATGTATTGTTCTCCGATAAGTATCGGCTATAATGGTGGATTATATattgaaaataatatattataatttcaaACTGCATTCTTTGAATAAATTATACTCCCTATGTCCCAACCATTTCTTTACatttttctttttaaaatgtCTCATCtaattctttacatttcaaaacttaccaaaaatagtcaaTGTGTCCCACCACTTTCTCACTTTTCCTCTTTTTTCACGCTAATTTTACTCCACTATCTcccttttatacattaaaaatcaatgggtCCCACCACTTCATGCACTTTTCTTTctcactactttatacatatttcttaacctCCGTGCTCAAACCAAACGTAAAGAATTGGTCGGAACGGAGGGAGTATATAAAGATCCATACGTGGCAAAAATTACGATTTTACTATAGATTAAGCTAGATTCAACATATTTGATCAACCAACATATTATAGTCAAAGATTTTATAGAATTGGAGggtttaaatttataaatataatgtAAAATAAGCATTGTACCGTGCCACATGGGATTTTTTAGACATAAACATGTCcggttggagatgctcttacgGTTTCTAATAATTCCATATATGtttttcttactaaaccaagtCAAAATTTCTACATTTGGCTTTTGTAATAAACTTGCAGAGAAGTTGATTTTATTAAGACGTCTTTTCATTTTCCCCAGTTAGATGACTCTTAATATTATGATCATTCAAATTTAggaatttgaaaaaaaaaattacgACATGGGGAATTTTTAACTAGATTTATTTCATGTAATTTATGACAAATAATTATACTTTCGTCATTATTTCAGGTAAGtctaatatattatatataaatcacTGTTCTAAAAAGTGGAAACCGACATTGTTCAATTTAGCAACGTTTAAGTGATTAATCGGAAAATCAGAATATTAATCGGATATgtttaataaaatacaaaaataattaatttattaaacgAAATATATTAATTTAAGAAAAACGTGTAGTGATTAATCAGAATATAAAATCATATCGACAAAGTATTATGGGACGATTAATCGGTAAAATTAGTGATTTTTAGAAAAGATATATAAactaaaaataaattaaattaaaataaaaatattaatttattcaGTCGTACCAATGTACgagaataaataaaaattattataaaccttgactgaaaatattagttatgtttaaTGTAGAGAAAGTGTAGGAGAATAGAAGATATAAAGAGAAAGTTGTATCTTATTTCGTTAGCTAAatgagctatttatagtagttggtTTAAAAGTCTTACTGAGTAAGCTATTCAAATCTTCTTCATTAAGTATTACAAAacttcctcgataagctttataAGTCTTCCTCGATAAGTTTTACAAGTCTTCCTCGATAAGATTCACAAGTCTTACTGATTAAGTTTATTTCTTAAGAAGCCGTGCAAGTCTTCCTGAGCAAGATTTGAGAGATTTTCTCGATACGCTTTGACAATCactttatatttattcaaatattttaacactCCCCCTTGATTGTCAAATGCGAGTTATTGCAAAGATTGACTGTCTCGTTAAAACCTTGCAAGGAAAAAACTAGTGGGATAAAAACCTtgacgaaggaaaaagagtacagcCTCCCACTGAATAAAACGTCTCACAATTTGACATCTTGTTGTATTAATGATTTCAGTCTCCGCATTCCAATATTATTTCGCAACTTTTCAAAAGTTGATGTAGGTAATGACTTTGTAAGCAGATCTTCCAGATTATCACATGATCGAATTTGTTGCACGTCAATGTCACATTTCTCTTGGAGTTCATGCCTGTAGAAGAATTTCGGCAAGATCTGTGTTGTTCAATCTCCTTTGATATATCCTTCTTTTAATTGTCTGATACAGGCTGAATTATCCTCGAACAAAATTGTAGGTCTGTCTAAAATACTTGATAACCCACACGACTTTCGAATATGTTGAATGACAGACCTTAACCAAATACATTCTCTGCTTGCTTCATGAATTGCTAATAATTTTGCGTGGTTTGATGAAGTTTCCGCCATAGTCTGTTTTGTAGATTTCCAAGAGATAGCAGTATTACAATATGTAAATAGATAACATGTTTGTGAATGTCCAAAATGAAGATCCGACAGATATCCAACATCTGTATATCCAACTAGCTGCGATTTTGAACTGTTTGGGAAGAATAGTCCAAGATCAATTGTTCCTCAGAGATATCTTAATATATGATTGATCTCATCCCAATGCCTTTTAGTTGAATCAGAACTAAATCTTTCCAACAGCTTCACAGCAAAAGCAATATCATGTCTCGCGTTATTTGCAAGATACATAAGAGCACCAATTGCACTAAGATACGGAACTTTGGGTCCAAGTGcatcttcatcttcttttctAGGACGGAATGGATCCTTTTCAACTTCGAGTGACCGAACAACCATTGGCGTGGTTAGTGGATGAGATTTGTCCATGTAGAACCGATCAAGAACTTTTTCTGTATAAGTGGACTGATGAAAAAATATGCCTGAAGATAAGTGCTCCACATGTATACTTAAACAAAATTTTGTCTTTCCAAGATCTTTTATTTCaaactcatttttcaaataaGTAGCAATGTTAGTAATATCTTCAAAGTACCTACAAtattcaaatcatccacatatacaacaataataacaaatcCAGTTTGTGACTTTTTGATAAACACACATGGACACACTTGATTATTTACATATCCATCATTCAACAAATATTCACTAAGCCTGttgtaccacatacgaccagattgtttTAAACCATATAATGATCGTTGCAATTTAACTGAATATAAATGAAGGGGCTTAGTTTTATCTAACTTTAATCCTTCAGGAATTTTCATATAAATATCACTATCAAGTGATCCATGAAGGTAGACTGTCACAACGTCCATGAGACGTGTTTCTAATCTTTCCATACAAGCCATACCCATTAGAAAACGAAAAGTGACTCCATCCATTATAGGAGAGTAAGTTTCCTGATAATCAAATCCAGGCCTTTGAAAGAATCCTTGGGCTACTAGCCGGGCCTTATATCTCACAATTTTATTTCTCTCATTTCATTTTCGTACAAACACCCATCTATTCCCGATGGGGATCACACCAGCTGGGGTTCAGACTGCAGGTCCAAATTCATTTCTCTTGCGCAAGGATTGTAATTCTTCATGTATTGCAattttccattttggccaatcatctcTTTGTCGACATTCTTCCACACTTTATAGTTCAGGATCGGAGTTCATAATAATATCAGATGCCACGGAAAAAACATATACATCATCAACCTCAATACTCCCATGATCCAGTAATTTCGCGTTACAGACATAATTCATTGAGATCTCATAATTTTCAGGTACCTTTGCTTCTGTGGAAGCATTTGCCACTTCTGGGGCATGTGCCATTTCTGGGGCAACATTCTCTTCTGGAGGCAATCCCACGTCTGGGAGTTTTGTTATAGCCACTTCGGGGACTTGAACCTCTTCAGAAGGTAATACCACTTCTGGGGTATTTTCTGGAACACTTGCCACTTCAGGGGGCAGGTCCAATTAATTTTCGTTTTCGTGGTACAACATCTTTTGCACCAACAGGTCAACCACGCTTCTGGCGTGACTTTGAATCACCAATCAATTCTTCAGGAATTGATTTCTTAGTAGGGATTTCAACTCGTGCCGGAGCATTAACAACATGTATATGTGACCTTATAATATGTCTAGAGTCACTAAAAACATCCGACATTTGATTAGcaatattttgcatatgaataattctttGAACTTCAGATTCACATTGATTAGTACGTGAATCAATAGAATTTAATCCTGATGCATTTCATGATATTTCAGAATTTAATTTATGCAAATCATTATCTCCCCCTAATTTAGGGAACATGGATTCATCACAATGACAATCAACATATCTAGCAGTAAACATATCACCAGTCAATGGTTCAAGGTATCTTATAATAGATGGTGAATCAAAGCCAATATATATATCAATTCTTCTTTGAGGTCCCATTTTAGATCTGTGTAGTGGTGATATAAGGACATACACAGCATAACCAAATACCTCAAAGTGAGAGATATTAGGGATTTGACCAAAAACTAATTCTTGAGGAGATTGTTTGTGGTAAGCAGATGGTCTTATCCTAATTATATTTGTAGCATGAAGTACTGCGTTACCCCAGACATATGTAGGTAGATTAACTTTTAAAAGTAAGGGGCGTGTAATAAGTTGAAGTCTTTTAATTAACAATTCCGCTAAACCATTTGTGTATGCACGTGAGCTACGGGGTGTTCGACAGAGATTTCTATTGACATACAATAATCATTAAAAGTAGGAGATGTAAATTCAAAGGCATTATCAATTCGAATTAATTTGATAGGATTATCAGGAAATTGGGCTCTTAATTTGATTATTTGAGCAAGAGCCTTGGCAAATGCTGTATTTATGGTCGAGAGTAGACAAACATGAGGCCATCTAGTTGAAACATCGATTAGGACCATGAGATATCTAAATGGTACAGATGATGGATGAATAGGACCACATATATCACCTTGAATTCTTTCTAAGAAATCTGGAGACTCATTTTGAAGTTTAACTGGAGATGGTCGAACAATTAGTTTTCCCAAAGAACATGTTGAACAAGGAAGTTCATCATGTGGCATGACCTTTTGATTCCTAAGGGGATGTCATGTAAAATTTTCTATAATTCGACGCATCATGGATACTCCTGGATGACCAAGTCTTTCCTGTCAAAGGGTGAGTGATTTTGGATCTATAATTTTGGGAGTAGTGATACTGTGAGACTCGATTACCCTAATTTCGGTTACATATAATCCATATGAGATTCATTACAATTTTTGTAAGATCTTCTTATGTTCTGAGGTGATAAGGAGATATTCTTTTTCATTTTCTCTAGTGGTTTCTACATGTAAACCATTAAGACGAATACGAATATAGAGCATCATGTATGTGAATTTGTGTCTCATTTGGTAGTATAAAACTAGCTTTCCCAAAACCCTCTATGACATTTGATGTTCCCGAAATCGTCCAAATGTGTGAGTTGGTTCTAGTCAATTTTGAGAAATATTTCTGATTTTGTAAAATTGTATGAGCGGTTGCGGAGTCAACAATGCATATATATTCCATATTTATGTTGTGTATATATAAGTGAACAACAATTTTATTATGCAAACAACGTACATAATACAAGAACATAAAACAAATACATGAAAGCGTAATGTTAAAACAAGCACGTCTAAGACATAAAATCAAAGAAATACAAATAAAATCTAGTTATCTAAATCATAATAAAGGTTAGCACCAGTGTATAATTCTTTTGAGGTCATGTTGTTTGGTTCTTCATTTAGATTATGACTAGCGAAGTTCATTTCTGCCCTTTTTCCGTTATTCTTTTTATTTGCCTCGTGGAGGTCAACTAGATGTTTCGGTGTGCGTCAAGTACGTCTTCAGTGCCCATGTTCCCCACATTTGTGACAGATATCCCAAGTATCTTCTTCTTGCGAAACCTTCTTTTTATTTGGCACTCCATGTTGCCACTTCTGGTGGTCAAAGTTGTTGTAATCATCACGCTGCCACTTCAGGTGGCTAGAGTTATAATGATTTCGAAACCGACCTCGAAAGTTTCCATTCCCACGATTTTGTCCGTAATCTCGTCCTCCTCTATGCCCTTTCCCACGCCCATTCTTCTGGAATGACGTGTTATGTACTTCAGGTAACTGGGCAGAGCCTATGAGACGTATCTGATGATTTTTCAGTAACAACTCATTATTCTTTTCAACGATAAGAAGAAGATATATCAGTTCGCTATACTTCCAAAAATTGCGCTCCCTATACTGTTGCGCCAGAATCATAGTGTTGGGGTGAAAGGTTGAAAGGGTTTTTTCTATCAAGTCAGCATCAGTAATATTTTCACCACACAAAATCAGTTTTGTGCTTATTTTGAACAAGGCAAAATTATATTCAGCGATAGATTTAAAATCTTGCAACCTTATATGTATTTAGTCATAACGGGCATGTGGGAAATTGACAAGTTTTTGGTGATCAAACCTATCTTTGAGATTGGTCCAAAGGGTGAGTGAATTTTTCATAGTTAGATATTCAGATTTTCATGGATGTGGTGTATAAGAAAAATGATAGTTTTAACATTT is a window of Apium graveolens cultivar Ventura chromosome 11, ASM990537v1, whole genome shotgun sequence DNA encoding:
- the LOC141696612 gene encoding uncharacterized protein LOC141696612, whose protein sequence is MILAQQYRERNFWKYSELIYLLLIVEKNNELLLKNHQIRLIGSAQLPEVHNTSFQKNGRGKGHRGGRDYGQNRGNGNFRGRFRNHYNSSHLKWQRDDYNNFDHQKWQHGVPNKKKVSQEEDTWDICHKCGEHGH